Part of the Robbsia sp. KACC 23696 genome, TACGCCAATCCGCGCGAAAAATGCCGGCATTGTTGATCAGCAGCGTGATCGACGGATAGTCGCGCGCGATTCGTTCGCCCACCTGGCGTGTTTCCGCCAACGATGACAGATCGGCAAGTCGGATATCGAGCGTCACAGGTGACGACGTTTGCTGTACCAGCCATTGCGTCAGCGCCTCGCCGCGGGAACGATCTCGACAGATAACCACCAGGTGATAATCAGCGCGCGCCAGTCCCAATGCGATCCACCGGCCAATCCCACCGGTGGCACCAGTCAGCACTGCAATGCGAGGGGGTGACGCCATAATGTGGCTTTCCAGGTAAGCAGCGATGGGCACGTTGTCGGCAGGTCTTTGCAGTCTAGCAGCCCCCGCCTTCCGGCAGATCCACAAATCGTCGGCCGCTCGCCACATCGCCGACACCTTGCCTGAAGCGCTACGCGGTGCTTACGCCTGCCCCTCCACGTTAAAGGTCCTGCCGACCGCTTCGGAGACGAAATCGATGACCGTGCGTATCAAAGGCGTATGCCTTAGGTCAGCATGCACGACGAGCCATATCTCACGGTGAAACGGCTCGCCATCAAATGGCAGACGCTGCAGCACGGGATCGTTGTCGCCGATGAATACGGGCAAGCCCGCCACCCCCACGCCGGTGCGCGCTGCCATGTGCTGCGTGGTGATGTCGCTCAGCTCACACACGATTCGACGCTTGGCGGCGATCGCAAGCAGCCATTTCTGATGCGGCATATCGGCAAATTGCGCATCATAGGCAATAACACCCCATGTCGCCGGATCCGTCGCCGCCGAATAGTCGCGACTGGCGTATACCGCAAACGGCATCGTGCCGATTCGGCGCGTTACGTTGCCCGGCTCCTCCGGTCGGAATAGCCGCACCGCGATATCGGCTTCGCGCCGCCCCAGCGACACGCTATGCGTCTGACTCGCGACCGACAACTGAATGTTTGGATAGCGCTCGCTGAAGATCCGTAGTTGTTGGGCAAAGAAGTTAGTCGCGAGAACCGGCGGCATGCTCACGGTAACTTTGCCTTGCATCGGCACTTGGTCCGCTTGCGCAAGACGCGCGATCGAAAAGGCGTCCTCCTCCATACTCGCCGCGAATGCCAGCACTTTTCTGCCCGACTCGGTTAGCACGCTCGCGCGCGGTAAGCGATCGACCAGTCGCAACTGAAGCTCGGCTTCCAGCGCGCCAAGGCGTCGGCTCACGGTGGCGTGGTCGACTTTGAGATGGCGCGCAGCGCCCGACAGGCTCCCGAATTGCGCAATCGCCAGAAAAAAGCGGAGGTTTTCCCAATCGAACATCTGTGCATTTTCTCCTATCACGCTTGCGATTCTACGGAATATTCGCACAGAAGAAAATCTTCTACGCTGAGGCCTTTCTATTAGAAGGTGCCTTGATGCGCAGCGCTTCCCAACCGCACCCGGTCTTTGTGCAGATAGCAGCGTGCTTAGGTTTTGTCGTGGTCTTGATCGACGTCAGCGTCGTCAACGTCGCCCTCGATGCGTTACGGCGCGCGTTTCGCGCCGACGTCACCGACCTGCAGTGGGTCGTCAACGCCTATGCGCTCGTCTTCGCATCTACCTTGTTGATGGCCGGTGCACTCGGTGATCGTTTCGGCGCGAAACGCATCCTGATGGCCGGCTATGCAATCTTTACGCTCGCCTCGGTGGGATGCGGCCTTGCCCCCTCGCTGTCGGCGTTGATCATCTGGCGGCTAGTGCAAGGGATCGGTGCTTCCTTGCTTGTCCCAAATTCCTTGTCGGTACTGCGTCAGGCATTCGACGACGCCACCGCGCGAAGCCGGGCGATCGGTTGGTGGGGCGCCGGCGGCGGCATCGCGCTGGCAACAGGTCCGGTGATTGGCGGCCTCCTGGTCGCCCTGTGTGGATGGCGCAGCATCTTTCTTCTTAACGTGCCGGTCGGAATTATTGGGATGGCGCTGACCGCACGGTACGCCCCCACAACGGCGCCGCAAGCCGATCGACGACTGGATCTCAGCGGACAAGTGACGGCCGCATCTACCCTTGCCGCACTCACCTTTGCCTTAACCGAAGCGAGCCGCCTGGGCTGGGAGAGCCCTATCGTTATAGGGGCTTTCTTCGTATGCATTGCCGCGGGCGTTACGTTCTTTTGCCTGCAGAGACATAACCCAGCGGCAATGTTGCCGCCGGCCTTGCTCAGCCATAAAATCGTCGTCGGCACGACGGTCATCGGCTTGCTGATTAATCTCGTTTTTTATGGGATTGTCTTTACGTTCAGTCTTCTGTTCCAGTTGATCTGGCATTTGACGCCGGAGCGCACTGGGCTGGCCTTCTTGCCCATGATGGCGATCCTGATGATGATGAATCTGGTCGCCGGACGCCTCGTCGGCCGGATCGGGGTACGCGCTTTAACGACGATCGCCCTGCTGCTTGCCGCTGCCGGCTATCTGCTGATGCTACCTGCGCTTGCGGTGCAATCCTATTGGCTGCTCGTCGTGCCGATGTTGCTCGCCAGCAGCGGTATCGCGCTGACGATTCCCACCATCACGACGTCGATGATTGGCGCGGTGAGCAATACGCAGTCGGGCATCGCATCGGGCTTGTTGAACGCCGCGCGACAAATCGGCGGCGTCATCGGCGTCGCCTTGTTCGGCTTCTTCGTTCGTCATACCGAGCCGTCTCTTTTCATGCGTGGCGTGGAAGAGACCCTTCTCGTCTCAGTCGCGCTGCTTGGCGTGGGCGCGGTTGTCGCGTACCGGAACCTCGCACACCGCGAGTCGTCGACATTTCTCTTATAATGCGACCTCTAGCGGCGTTGTTTCCGCCATCGACCCGCGGGCCTCCCCTCGTCCACACGGCGTGCGTTCGGCACCAAGCGTTCCATCTGATCGGTCAGCCGGGAGTGTCACCATGCTTGAGGAAGTGCAATACACGCATTGCAGCACCATTCCCGGCCTGACGTTGAGCAGCGCCCAGTTCGCCAATTTCCGCTTCGAGCCGCACTATCATCTCGAATACCACATCGGGCTGGTGCAAAGCGGCGTGCAGCGTCAGTCTTTTCACGGCGAAACCCTCTTTCTGGGACGCGGCACGGTGATGTTGATGCCTCCGGGCGAAGTCCACGACGGCACCGCAGCCAGCGCCGATCCCTACACGCTGCGAACCTTTCGCTTGAGCCCTTCCCTGCTGCGAGGACTCGGTGAGGAAGTCACCGGGTCCAGCGCCTTCCCGTCGCAGTCGGCCATCGTATTGCAGGACAGTCCTCTGGCCGAGCATCTGCTCGATTTGCATACGGCGCTCCAACACCCGGCTAGCGATGGGATCGCCGATGAAACGTCGGCGCTGGAACTACTTGAATCGCTGTTCGCCCGTTTGAAACTGCCTTCTCAGCGGCACCTGTCCGGTACGCTGACGGTGGAGCAGATTCAAAAGGTCCGTGATTATGCCGAGGCGTACGCGGCCGACAAGATCGTGCTGGAAGACCTGTCGCGTCTACTCGATCTCGACCGCTTTCGTTTCTTGAAATTGTTCAAACGCACCGTCGGGATGACGCCGCACGCATGGTTGCTGCGCCTGCGTCTGGAGAAATCCGTCACCTTGATGCGAAAGCACCGACACCGACCGATCACCGAAATAGCCCATGCGGTCGGCTTCTTCGATCAAAGTCACTTCACCCGTGCATTTCGGGATGCGTATGGCATCACGCCGGCGCGCTTCTGACCCGCGGTCGTCAATTTTTTACAAGTCGGTCGCCGCGCGAGTCGGTAAGCTCTCTATTCCGGCCTGATCCCGTTCCGGGAGCGCCATTCAGTGTAGAAAATCGCGCATGACCACTTTCAGCTTTCTCGACGATTACAGCGAGGGCGCGCATCCCGACATCCTTCGCGCCCTGACCGATACCAATCTCATTCAGCAACAGGCATACGGCGAGGATAGCTACACGGCGGACGCGACCGCGCTCATTACTGCGCGGCTTGGCGCAACGTTCGATGGCGCCATTCATTACGTCCCCACCGGCACGATGGCGAATCTGGTTTCCATCGCCGCCTGTCTCCGGCCCCACGAGGCAGTCATCGCGGCCACGTCCGGGCATATCGTGCTGCGGGAAGCCGGCGCGATCGAGGCGACAGGCCATAAGCTGATCGTCATTCCGGCGGTGGACGGCAAGCTCACGCCAGAACATATCGAGACGGCGCTGGCCGGCAATGCGCATTTTCCGCATATGGCGAAGCCGCGCATGATCTATCTGTCCAACGCGACGGAAACCGGGACGCTGTATACGCTTGCCGAACTGCGGGCTATCTCGGCACTGGCGAAACAGCGCGATTTGATCTTGTTCATGGATGGTGCGCGCCTTGCCGCGGCACTGGCTTCCTCGAAGAACGACGCGCGCTTGGAAGATATCGCCGCACTGGTCGATATTTTCTGGATAGGCGGAACGAAGGTCGGGGCACTGCTCGGAGAGGCGATCGTCGTCTGCAACCCCGCGTTAAAGGAAGATTTCGCCTTTCACGTCAAGCAACGTGGCGCCATGCTCGCGAAAGGCCGCGTCTTGGGCCTGCAATTTCAGGCACTCTTCGGCAGCGGCGATATCTTCTTACGCAATGCCGAACATGCCAACGCGATGGCGGCCAAGTTGGCCTCGGGAATCATCGGCAGCGGACATGCGCTGCAATCCGCGACGGTCACGAATCAGGTATTTGCCATCCTGCCCGATGCCGTCATCGCAACGTTGAAACAAGACTTTGCGTTTTACGTATGGGGCGCCGCGCCCGATGCGCATTCGGTCGTGCGCTTGGTCACGTCGTGGGCCACCGATGAACATCAGGTAGACCGCTTTTTGCAGCGCCTGAGCGCACGGTAACCCCCGCGCGGCGGTTGCCATATACGGCCCGTCCCGGGCATAATCGTCTTGCCTGTGCGACTGGCGCTAATAGATAGATCACTATCGGGAAGCACGGGACGTCGATTGCCGCGCGCCTGGGTATCACCCCCTCATCGTGAGAGGATAGGTCATGCCTGATTTCGGAAATCTGCTTGTCTTTGGTCTCGTAGCGCTGGGAATGGCACTAACGCCCGGCCCGAACATGATCTATCTGCTCTCGCGCTCGATCTCCCAAGGGCGTCGCGCCGGCCTGATTTCCTTGGGCGGGGTCGCACTGGGATTCGTCGTCTACATGCTGTGCGCCGCCTTCGGCATTACGGCCTTCCTGTTCGCCGTGCCGTTTGCTTACGACGCACTGCGCTTCGGCGGCGCGCTCTATCTGCTCTACCTCGCCTGGCAGGCACTCAAACCGGGCGGGCGTTCGGCGTTCGCCGTCCGTGACCTCCCGATCGACTCGCCCGCGAAGCTGGTGACGATGGGTTTCATCACGAATCTCGCCAATCCGAAAATCGCGATGATCTATCTATCGCTGCTTCCCCAGTTCATTACACCTGGGCACGGCAGCGTGTTGACGCAATCGCTGATACTGGGCGGCATCCAGATCTCGCTTAGCCTCGCGATCAATGCCACGGTGGCCGTCATGGCCGGGTCGATCGCCACCTTCATGACCGGCCGCCCGAAATGGATTTTGATACAACGCTGGATGATGGGAACGGTGTTGACGGGACTCGCCGTGCGCATGGCGTTCGAATCTCGAAAGTAAAATTCGCATCGCGCAGAGGGTCCGCTGTCATACCGCGCGGTCGTCGAGCGGCGTCGCCATCGTGGTTTGCAAGGAAGCGATCAGCGCCGCGATAAACGTCTCGACGGCGGCGGGGAGTCGCCGCTCACGCATCGTGGTCACTTGCAACACCCGCTTATCGAGAAGCGGTTCGTCTATGCGTCGCGCCGTCAAAGCCGGTTCTCGGGCGCTTCCGCTCAACGACAGGCGGCTCCCCAAGGCAATCGCATCCGTCGCCGCGGCAAAAGCATAAAGCGCACTGCTGCTATTGCTGTTCATCACGACATCGAATGTCAGTTTCTGCACGGAGCAGCACCAGTCGAATAATTGGCGCACCGTGGTGCCCCGCTCCATTAGCGCGATCGGATAGGCGCTAAGCTCGGCAAGCGTCAGCACGTCCTGTTGCGCCAGTGGATGCGTCGGCCGCAGCACGGCGCAAACGGGCACCTCGACGCTGTATTCGATACGCACCTCGGTACTGCCTCCAGTCGAAAAGGTCACGCCCAGATCAACCTCGCCGATTTCCACCCAATGCGCCACCTCGCCAGGCGTTCCGGCGCGCAGTACAAATGTCGCCTGCGGATACTGCGCCTGATGGCGAACCATCATTGCCGGCAAGAACGACAGCGTGAACCCCTCGGTACAGCCCACGCGCACGACGCCGACGCCGCCCGAGGAATGGGTGGCAGCGATATCGTCGAGCACCGCCGCGTCCTCGAGCAAGACCCGGCGTGCATGCTGCGCGAGGGCCTCACCGGCGGCGGTCAGCACCATCCCGCGCGGCATCCGCTCGAACAACGCGGCGCCGACCTCCTGTTCCAATTTGCTGATCTGGCGACTGATCGCCGAGATCGCCACATGCAGGTGTTCGGACGCGCCGGCCAATGAGCCAGCCTTCGCTACCTCGACAAAGTAGCGCAGGGCAAGACTGTGCAACATGGCGAATCCCTTTGAGCATTGCTTTTTTGGCAATGCTATCAGCAAAATTTGAAATTGCTGCGAATTTATGGTCTTTCTAGACTGGCGCTTATTCGATTTATTTTGCGAGAGGATCGCCCGTGAATGCCCCCCTTATGAACCGCGCGGCTGCCGTCCAGCAGGCGACCGATCACTTCGATTCGGGCGCGTTTCTGGCCGATCTACGCCGGCGCGTCGCCTTCACGACCGAAAGCCAGAACCCTGACAATGCGCCGGCGCTACACGCCTATCTCCGCGCGGAAATGATGCCAACACTGGCCGCGCTGGGCTTCACCAGCGAGGTCGTCGATAATCCGGTGGCAGGCGGGCCGCCCTTCCTGATCGCGCACCGCCATGAAGGCGACGATCTGCCGACCGTATTGACCTACGGGCATGGCGACGTCGTGCGCGGCTATGCCGATCAATGGCGTAAAGGGCTGGCCCCCTGGGAAGTGTGCATCGAAGGTGACCGGTGGTATGGTCGCGGGACCGCGGATAACAAGGGCCAGCACTCGGTGAACTTTGCGGCCTTGGCTGCCGTGCTCGCCACGCGTGGCGGCACGCTGGGCTTCAACGTCAAAGTGATTTTCGAGACAGGAGAAGAGGTCAGCTCGCCGGGCCTTGACGCCGTCTGCGCGGCACGCCGCGATCTCCTGGCCGCGGATCTGTTCCTCGCCTCGGATGGCCCGCGCGTCTCCGCGGAGCGCCCAACCGTGTTTCTCGGTTCCCGTGGCGGCATCAGTTTCGAGTTGTCGATCGATTTGCGAGACGGCGGCCATCACTCGGGCAACTGGGGCGGCGCCTTGCGCAATCCGGCCATCGTTCTGTCGCATGCGATTGCCAGCATGGTCGATCGACACGGGGCGATCGCGGTATCGGGTTTGCGTCCCCCGGCCATTCCGGCATCGGTCCGTCATGCACTCGAGGACATCGTTCTCGGCGGTGACGAAAACGCGCCCGAGGTCGATCCAAACTGGGGCGAGCCCGGCTTGACGACGACCGAGCGTGTCATCGCCTGGAATACGCTCGAAGTGCTGGCGATGACGTCGGGCAATCCGGAAGCGCCGGTCAATGCCATTCCGCCGCGCGCCAAGGCTGCGTGTCAGTTGCGATTCGTCGTCGGTACCGATTGGGAGCATGCGGGCGAGCATCTGCGCAACCATTTCGCCGCGCACGGCTTCCCGGAAGTGCAGGTCACCATGGGCTCGACATCGCGCGCGACGCGGCTCGACCCCGATGACGCGTGGGTGCATTGGGCGTTGGACTCGATGCGCCAGACGACCGGCAAGAAACCCGCCCTGCTACCGAATCTGGGCGGAACCGTGCCGAACGACGTCTTTGCAACGACGCTGGGTCTGCCCACCCTCTGGGTACCGCATTCCTATCCCGCGTGCGCGCAGCACGCCCCCAACGAGCACCTGTTGGGCTCGGTCGCGCGCGAGGGATTGCAGACCATGGCGGGCCTCTGGTGGGACCTCGCCGAAGCCGGGCCGGCGATCATCGCCACGCGTGCCGCCACGCGCCATACGGCGTCGTCCGTTACGCGGAGTGCGCCATGAATGCACGGTCTACACAACCCGTCAGCCTGGTCAAGGTCGTCATGGCGACGTCGGTCGGCAATGCGCTGGAGTGGTTCGACATCGCCATCTACGGCTTCTTCGCCGTCTACATCGCCCGCAATTTTTTCCCGTCCAATAGCGATACGGCGTCGATGTTGCTCACCTTCGGGACCTTCGGCGCGTCCTATCTGATTCGGCCCATCGGCGGCATGGTGATCGGCGCTTATGCGGATAAGCACGGCCGCAAAGCGGCATTGACCTTGTCGGTCGCATTCATGATGCTGGGAACGGCGCTGATTGCGCTGATGCCGAACTACGCGCATATCGGCGTGCTGGCACCCATCGGCATTTTCCTCGCGCGGCTGATCCAGGGCTTTTCGGCCGGTGGCGAATTCGGTCCATCGACGGCGCTGCTGATCGAACATGCACCGCATAGGCGCGGTTTTCTCGCGAGCTGGCAATTTGCGACGCAAGGGGTGGCGACGCTGATGGCAGCCGCGTTCGGCTTTGGGCTGGCGACGTATATGACACCGGCGGACCTGACCGCATGGGGCTGGCGTGTGCCGTTTTTCTTCGGCCTGTTGATTGGCCCGGTCGGACTCTATCTGCGCGCCGTGCTGGAAGACGCACCGGAGTTTACCGAATCGACGCGTAACGAAGCGCCGCTCCGCGAAGTGCTGTCGCAGCAAAAGCGGCTCGTCTTGATATCGATCGGGGCATTGACCGTCTCCACCGCCGTCAATTATCTGCTGCAGTACATTCCCACCTTCGCGATTCGGGAATTGCATTTGACGTCGGCGACCGGTTTCGCCGCCACGATGGTCGGCGGCGCCATCCTGTCGATCGTGACACCGTTCGCCGGTCATTTGTCCGATCGCATCGGACGACGCAAGCAGATGACGGTCGTCGCCGTGCTGTTGGCGCTGACCGCCTATCCGGCGTTTCGTTTCGCCGTCGAACACGCCTCGCTTCTCACGCTGTTCGCCTTGGTCGCCTGGCTCGCTGTCTTGAAATCGATCTATTTCGGCGCCTTGCCGGCCTTGATGTCGGAGATCTTTCCGGTCGAAACCCGTGCAACCGGGATGTCGATTGGCTATAACATCGGCGTGACGGTGTTCGGTGGCTTTACGCCGGTGATCGTGATCGCGTTGGTCGGCATGACACACGACAAAAGCGCGCCTGGCCTCTATGTGATCATGACCGCCATCATTAGCCTCGCCGCACTGGCGGCCTCGGGAAGCGCTCACGCGGCAGGACGGCGCATGAGCCCGGTCGCTGGCGCGGCCGTCCGAGGCACGAACCGCTGAATGCGCAAAGCATCCGTGGATCGGATGCTTTCGCGTTTATTGCAGCAGCGCTCAGGATTTGAGATAACCGAGCACCTTGAAAGCGCTGATCGAACCGACGACGGCGAAAAGCACGGGCATCACCATATCGTGATCGAAATGGGTAAATTCCAATAGCAGGACGATGGCGGTGATCGGCATTTGCATCGACGCCGCCAGGAAGGCACCCGCCCCCACGACGGCAAATGCGCCGAGCGGTGCGCCCGGAAAATGCAAGCGCCATAGTCCGCCCAGCACGAGCGCAAGCAGTGCGCCGTTGGTGAGGCCGGGCGTCAAAAGCCCCCCTTCGGCACCACTGCGCAAGGTGGAAACCTCGATTGCCACCTTCAGTACCAACAACAGCGCGGCAAGGCCAAGCGGCAGCGCACCGTCGAATGCCAAGCCGGCGGGTCCTCTGCCATTGCCTGCCAGTGCGGGAAACCCGATCACGAGCGCGCCGATCACGACGAAATTGATCAAGGCATACATCGGCAGGCGGAGATCTTTCGGCGCGTGCGCGCGGGCACG contains:
- a CDS encoding LysR family transcriptional regulator gives rise to the protein MFDWENLRFFLAIAQFGSLSGAARHLKVDHATVSRRLGALEAELQLRLVDRLPRASVLTESGRKVLAFAASMEEDAFSIARLAQADQVPMQGKVTVSMPPVLATNFFAQQLRIFSERYPNIQLSVASQTHSVSLGRREADIAVRLFRPEEPGNVTRRIGTMPFAVYASRDYSAATDPATWGVIAYDAQFADMPHQKWLLAIAAKRRIVCELSDITTQHMAARTGVGVAGLPVFIGDNDPVLQRLPFDGEPFHREIWLVVHADLRHTPLIRTVIDFVSEAVGRTFNVEGQA
- a CDS encoding MFS transporter, which produces MRSASQPHPVFVQIAACLGFVVVLIDVSVVNVALDALRRAFRADVTDLQWVVNAYALVFASTLLMAGALGDRFGAKRILMAGYAIFTLASVGCGLAPSLSALIIWRLVQGIGASLLVPNSLSVLRQAFDDATARSRAIGWWGAGGGIALATGPVIGGLLVALCGWRSIFLLNVPVGIIGMALTARYAPTTAPQADRRLDLSGQVTAASTLAALTFALTEASRLGWESPIVIGAFFVCIAAGVTFFCLQRHNPAAMLPPALLSHKIVVGTTVIGLLINLVFYGIVFTFSLLFQLIWHLTPERTGLAFLPMMAILMMMNLVAGRLVGRIGVRALTTIALLLAAAGYLLMLPALAVQSYWLLVVPMLLASSGIALTIPTITTSMIGAVSNTQSGIASGLLNAARQIGGVIGVALFGFFVRHTEPSLFMRGVEETLLVSVALLGVGAVVAYRNLAHRESSTFLL
- a CDS encoding AraC family transcriptional regulator, with amino-acid sequence MLEEVQYTHCSTIPGLTLSSAQFANFRFEPHYHLEYHIGLVQSGVQRQSFHGETLFLGRGTVMLMPPGEVHDGTAASADPYTLRTFRLSPSLLRGLGEEVTGSSAFPSQSAIVLQDSPLAEHLLDLHTALQHPASDGIADETSALELLESLFARLKLPSQRHLSGTLTVEQIQKVRDYAEAYAADKIVLEDLSRLLDLDRFRFLKLFKRTVGMTPHAWLLRLRLEKSVTLMRKHRHRPITEIAHAVGFFDQSHFTRAFRDAYGITPARF
- a CDS encoding aminotransferase class I/II-fold pyridoxal phosphate-dependent enzyme, producing the protein MTTFSFLDDYSEGAHPDILRALTDTNLIQQQAYGEDSYTADATALITARLGATFDGAIHYVPTGTMANLVSIAACLRPHEAVIAATSGHIVLREAGAIEATGHKLIVIPAVDGKLTPEHIETALAGNAHFPHMAKPRMIYLSNATETGTLYTLAELRAISALAKQRDLILFMDGARLAAALASSKNDARLEDIAALVDIFWIGGTKVGALLGEAIVVCNPALKEDFAFHVKQRGAMLAKGRVLGLQFQALFGSGDIFLRNAEHANAMAAKLASGIIGSGHALQSATVTNQVFAILPDAVIATLKQDFAFYVWGAAPDAHSVVRLVTSWATDEHQVDRFLQRLSAR
- a CDS encoding LysE family translocator, with the protein product MPDFGNLLVFGLVALGMALTPGPNMIYLLSRSISQGRRAGLISLGGVALGFVVYMLCAAFGITAFLFAVPFAYDALRFGGALYLLYLAWQALKPGGRSAFAVRDLPIDSPAKLVTMGFITNLANPKIAMIYLSLLPQFITPGHGSVLTQSLILGGIQISLSLAINATVAVMAGSIATFMTGRPKWILIQRWMMGTVLTGLAVRMAFESRK
- a CDS encoding LysR family transcriptional regulator, whose amino-acid sequence is MLHSLALRYFVEVAKAGSLAGASEHLHVAISAISRQISKLEQEVGAALFERMPRGMVLTAAGEALAQHARRVLLEDAAVLDDIAATHSSGGVGVVRVGCTEGFTLSFLPAMMVRHQAQYPQATFVLRAGTPGEVAHWVEIGEVDLGVTFSTGGSTEVRIEYSVEVPVCAVLRPTHPLAQQDVLTLAELSAYPIALMERGTTVRQLFDWCCSVQKLTFDVVMNSNSSSALYAFAAATDAIALGSRLSLSGSAREPALTARRIDEPLLDKRVLQVTTMRERRLPAAVETFIAALIASLQTTMATPLDDRAV
- a CDS encoding M20 family metallopeptidase, with amino-acid sequence MNRAAAVQQATDHFDSGAFLADLRRRVAFTTESQNPDNAPALHAYLRAEMMPTLAALGFTSEVVDNPVAGGPPFLIAHRHEGDDLPTVLTYGHGDVVRGYADQWRKGLAPWEVCIEGDRWYGRGTADNKGQHSVNFAALAAVLATRGGTLGFNVKVIFETGEEVSSPGLDAVCAARRDLLAADLFLASDGPRVSAERPTVFLGSRGGISFELSIDLRDGGHHSGNWGGALRNPAIVLSHAIASMVDRHGAIAVSGLRPPAIPASVRHALEDIVLGGDENAPEVDPNWGEPGLTTTERVIAWNTLEVLAMTSGNPEAPVNAIPPRAKAACQLRFVVGTDWEHAGEHLRNHFAAHGFPEVQVTMGSTSRATRLDPDDAWVHWALDSMRQTTGKKPALLPNLGGTVPNDVFATTLGLPTLWVPHSYPACAQHAPNEHLLGSVAREGLQTMAGLWWDLAEAGPAIIATRAATRHTASSVTRSAP
- a CDS encoding MFS transporter, yielding MNARSTQPVSLVKVVMATSVGNALEWFDIAIYGFFAVYIARNFFPSNSDTASMLLTFGTFGASYLIRPIGGMVIGAYADKHGRKAALTLSVAFMMLGTALIALMPNYAHIGVLAPIGIFLARLIQGFSAGGEFGPSTALLIEHAPHRRGFLASWQFATQGVATLMAAAFGFGLATYMTPADLTAWGWRVPFFFGLLIGPVGLYLRAVLEDAPEFTESTRNEAPLREVLSQQKRLVLISIGALTVSTAVNYLLQYIPTFAIRELHLTSATGFAATMVGGAILSIVTPFAGHLSDRIGRRKQMTVVAVLLALTAYPAFRFAVEHASLLTLFALVAWLAVLKSIYFGALPALMSEIFPVETRATGMSIGYNIGVTVFGGFTPVIVIALVGMTHDKSAPGLYVIMTAIISLAALAASGSAHAAGRRMSPVAGAAVRGTNR